In the Hordeum vulgare subsp. vulgare chromosome 7H, MorexV3_pseudomolecules_assembly, whole genome shotgun sequence genome, one interval contains:
- the LOC123407929 gene encoding uncharacterized protein LOC123407929 — translation MRQQRGVGGGGGRRDPGLLTRVVDKVFRFVRLAEFEILFVLFFLIAFILFKDLMSRPDYNQIFVKKPDQDDRWP, via the exons ATGCGGCAGCAGCGGGGCGTCGGCGGGGGCGGGGGCCGGCGGGATCCGGGGTTGCTGACCAGGGTGGTGGACAAGGTCTTCCGCTTCGTCCGCCTCGCCGAGTTCGAGATCCTCTTcgtcctcttcttcctcatcgcCTTCATCCTCTTCAAGGATCTC ATGTCTCGACCAGATTACAACCAGATCTTTGTCAAGAAGCCTGATCAAGATGACCGCTGGCCTTAG